GGGGCTGGCAGAGTTTCCAGCCTCTGTAGGGGAAGGCAGCAAGAAAAAAGGGTTAAAAACAGTCATTGAGAATAGCCAGCCAATAACATCTACCACCCCATTGGCCACACTGAACAggctattgattccttcctcCTACCTGGATCCCAAAAGTTGCCCTGTTCTCTGCACCTTCTAaacctaattctttttttaaaaaataaatttatttatttttttgtttttatatttggctgtgttgggtctttattgctgtgcacgggttgaggtgagcgggggctactcttcattgcggtgcatgggcttctcattgtggtggtttctcttgttgtggagcacgggctctaggcgcacgggctgtagtagttgtggctcgtgggctcagtagttgtggctcgcaagctctagagcgcaggctcagtagttgaggcacccgggcttagttgctccggggcatgtggaatcttcccggaacagggcttgaacccatatcccctgcactggcaggcagattcccaaccactgcaccaccagggaagccctaaacctaaTTCTTAAGCTTTTAATTCCATGAGCCGTCTCACAGACCTCTGTGTAAATCCTCAGTATCAACCTCTGTTGCTTGTAAACAGAAAATTCTGACAGACCTACCCCGGTAAGTGTTACTGTCAGGATACATGAAAACACAGTAAGTGGACAATAAGTGTTAGTGAAAATTATTTCACCCAAGGTTGCATAGCTAGTTCATGCTGGTTGATGGGACTTAGACTCAGCTCTTATCTTCCAAACCCCTGTACTCTCCATGCCAGGGAATCTACCTCCCAGGCTTCAGTTTATTAAAAACTACTTACTCTGCAAATGCAGAGGAACACATCCACCAAGAGAAACAAGAATAAGGGCTGGGCTGCATTTTTTAGAAACTTTCTTGAAATCGTGGGTgctgggaagggaggtgggaatGCCTGCTCCCTACCCACCCCCAGGTTCAGACCAACACAATGGTTACTTCAAATGAGTAATAAAGAAAAGACTGTTCCATGCTTCCCAGAATAGCTGGGCCCTTGAACTGTGGCACAAACAACTTCCAGTTAGAGCCAGCCCCCTGCCAGGAAGAGGACGGGAAGCCAGAGGGCGGGAAGGTGGCCTTGCCTGAGGGCTGAGAGAACTGCTGGGAGGCTGTAGCAGGGAGTGGTGAAGAGACCGAGCGCTGGAGCCAGCCTGCCTGTGTGGAACACTAGCTCTGATGCTAACCAACCACAGGACCtcaggtaagttacttaaccttgtgtgcctcagtttcctcacctggaaaatgggggTAACAACACCTACTTCTAGGGGTTGTCAGAAAGATGAAATTAGTGAAGACAAGTACCTGGCGCACAGTAACCTCTCTTTATGTGTTTACTACtatagggacagagtaaagggacaaagtaggtgaTTAAATAGTTCATCCCAAAGGGGATCTTAAATAGAACAGTATGGAAGACCCCTGTAAGTTcatgatcactcaagaaagcaggcgtgcttagcaacaaaaccaagcaggcttgcGTAGCAACAAAACCACACAGACATGCTTGGCAACAAAACCATGccacagaagcatgagacatgcccccaaacaataaaacaacTGTGGAATGAGTCCTACATCACTCCCATTGAAGTCAGCAAGTTAACGATCCTTGAGAAAGGGAGTTTTCTGCTTGTACTAAGAGCAGAAATATAGGAGAAAGGTGACATTATACCgaaacctgagatgatttacCATATCTTACTATATGTTACCACCTTTTTGCTCACTTCCACAGCACCATGACGGTTCGGGGTTGACTATAGAGGGACAAGAAACCCCGCCCCCCCTCCACCCTGCTGTGGAGGAGGAGCTAATGATGGAAGCTTGAtgtctactcaagaatgaggaagatgtTCTTCCCCCCCTCTCCACTCTTCCTTtcattataaaactgtagcccactaagttctcGGGGTGTCACTCCCTTGCCTGCCAGCTTGTATTTCTCACAAGCGTCCTTTACTAATAAACTCTTTCCTTACCTGTCACTCTGCCTCTCGCTGAATTCTGTGCCAAGACAGGAGAACCTATGCTCTACTAAGTCCCGAAACGCATTCTGCGGTTTCACTACCACTGTCTTCATCAGGACAACAGGGAATCAGCTTCTAGGGTGTAGGGCTTTTCAATCTGGAGTGGGTTTGATTTTCGAGGAGGGATCCCCTGCTCCATTTTTCTCATCAATTCACCAGGACCTAATGATGAATTAAGGAATCTATGTGTAACTGAATACTAATCATAGTCACACCTCATTGAGCACCCGTGATGTGTCCCAGGTACTGCTTATACATATTTTCATCAAATACATCAACCTTGTGACGTagatattatcttcattttataggtcAGAAAATGGAGGGTCAGGGAGGTAGCATGACTTTCACAGAGTCACGAGGGGTCCTGATTCAAACACGACTCTTGTCTCAGTtggttcaggctgctataacaaaaatacgatagactgggtggcttaaacaacaaacatttatttctcatagttctggaggctgggaagtccaagatcacagCTCCAGTgtatttggtgtctggtgagacccCACTCCTGGCTCATAGGTGGCTGTCTCCTGTGCCCTCAtgtggtggaaggggcaagggagctctctttTCTAAGGTCActcatcccattcatgagggctctttCTTCATGACCTAACCACTTCCTAATACCCTCCCactgggagttaggatttcagcataGGAATTTGGGTGGGACACAAACATTCTCTTCATAAAAAACTCCGTTGTATTCCAAGCCACAAGCACTGCGTGTCCCTAAAAGCCACCCGGAGCCAAGGCAGGCATGGCAAATCGTGACACACCCCTCAAGAGGCAGAGACCCTAGTGAAGGTATGATGTCCAGCAGTGTGTCTAGATGCAGAGTTAGAGTGATGGAGGGGAAGGGGACTCCCAGGGGAGGCTTTCTGTACCATCTCCAGCAGTCCCATGATGGAGGGAACCAGGCGAACAGCACCCCAGGTACTCCCAGGACCTTCTGGAGAGGGCTGTGGCAATGGAAAATTACAAACCCCAACTGCAGTGAGGCAGCCTGTGTTGGGAGGAACTTACATCCCGCTGTGTCGTGGTTCTTAAGAGTGACCCTCCTGGCCCCTCTTCTCCAGAGAGTGGAGGAAGGACGGCCCTGCTTAGTGAGTTTGGAGAAAGGACCAGGTCGGCTCTTGGCCAGCTCTTCACCATGCCAGTAAAGGCCCTTTCCGTGCACACAAGGCCCGTGGTTTTCCCAGAGGGCCTTGTGCTGGGTGGGTGAGCTCACCTGAGAGGTGCAGTATCAGTAAGCCCACCTGGTTGCCAGACCGATAGCAGCATCCTCCAGCTGACGTTTATCAGCAAAAAAGGACTCCTGTGTGTCTTTCTCAGTTAGTTGCAAAtgcaggcagggggcaggggtgttAGGAATTGTATCCTTCTAGTCCCAACAGGATGGCACTTAATGGAGATTTTGGGGAAGAGGCAGGTGATACAAGAGCTTTAGACCCCAGGGAGAGAAAAGTTCTGTTTAAAATGGATGCAAGCCTGCTCATCTTTTCATTAGCAACTTGAATTTCCCAGACCTTTGTTTGCAGAAATAATCGGTAGGGTTCTGCCTTAACTACCATGGTTTGTTATGACCCCATATGGACTTCACCTCCAAACTGGGGTTTATCTCAGTGTTTGTTCATTGTGGCGCCTGAGTTTTCTTGTAGTGTGTTTGTTAGAGGAAACAACCTTTTTAACCCATTGTCTAATACCACTGTGTTATAAGCAAGCCATCCAGTATCAAATCTGTCTAGATTATCTTGGGGTTAAGAAAAAACATCTGGAAGCCTTTTCTCTTTGAATGGATAAATACAAGTAAAAACATGTGATTATATCACATCATGTAAAAAACataatgcgggcttccctggtggcgcagtagttaagaatccgtgtgccaatgcaggggacacgggttcgagccctggtccgggaagatcccacatgccgcggagcaacccgtgcgccacaactactgagcccgtgctctagagctcatgctccgcagcaagagaagccaccgcaatgagaaacctgctcaccgcaacaaagagcagcccccgctcgctgcaactagaaagcctgtgctcagcaacagagaccccacgcagccaaaaattaattaattaaaaataatagtttaataatattctttaatcttattattttattattttataatattagtaGTAGTAAATActagtttaataaaaataaactataaaaaacatAATGCAAAATCTCTTTCCATTCTAAGGATCTTCAATAGGTAATAAcaagagctaacatttactgagtaggTATTACGGCCAGGTACTtagattgtctcatttaatcttgcCAATCCAAGCAATTAGGTACCATTACTATTCCCATTATATAGATGAAAAACAGGTTCAGAAAGGTTCAACCTACACAGCCAAACACATAGTGGATCCAGGGCTCGGTCCCAGGTCTGAGTCCCAAACCCTGGTTCTTACCACTACTATGGCTCCTACTACTGTAGGAATGGGAAAAAACAACTTTTCCCCTACTCCCTTAGGTTCAGTAGCTGGGTCATGAGAATTAAAGTAgccaaagacagattaacaggagaaaagatttattatgtatgcatatgtgGGCCTTACAGAAAAGTAATGAAAACCCAAAGAAGTGTTTAGGCTTGAGAGCTCAGAAACCATTTCAACAAAGGGTGTTAAATTGCGAACAAATGATAAGACAAAGGGAAAGGGGTTTGGATTTCTAGGCCTTTTAATTTCTAGGTAAATAGTGGGAAGGTAAGTATATGGGGGAAACTTATGGAAGATAAGGGTTGTTTGGTAAGGTCTGTTATGCAGACTCAAGTTAGTGCCATCTCCAGTAATAAGAGTCATCTCTTCTTCCTGGCACGGGAGAGAGTGTTGGGGACACCTTCACtaagggaaatttattttctttacaaaggaaatttTGTTACCTTTACAAAGGGAAATTTATGGCCTGCTTTTAGGCCGTAAAAGGAGAGGACGAAGTTCCTCCTGTGTCTGCTTTTTTCAATTGCCAacttaaaataatccttatgccaaagtggcatatttgggggtggTATATTGTGAACCCTTCAGTTCCCACAACACATAACACTGTTTTAAAAGtgtccaaatatttattgagtcctaTTATATGCTCAGCATTATAGGATCCTTGGGCTGGacccttgccctcaaggagcttacaggtAAGTGTGGGAAGGAAAATCTTCGCAGCTTCAGACAAGCCCCTCAGTGGGGATTGCTGCTCCTTACATTTGGACAGAGTTTCTAAGTTTACAAGTGCTTCACCcacactattctgtcttccatctGATCATCacaaacaaccctatgaggcagcctggttctcttatttttattttacagaaatcCATCTTAGAAGTCAAGCAACTTGTCCACCTTGGATATCTGACTCTCTCTGCTTTGctgccaaacacacacacacacacacacagcatttgCTAGTGGAGCTGGTACAGACTCAGATCTTGACTGGCCAACAGTCTAAACTGGCCCCCACCCATCTTTGTTCATTTACATCAATATCATTAGGCAGACGTTTTCAAGGAAATTTACTCACACTCAGTCTATGACTAGTACAGACTACTCATCTATATGAGCTGGGCATGTCCCTTGGACAGTATGTCCAAGTCACCGTAAAGAATAGCTGAGCTGTTCGAGGGCCGTTCTGCAGGATTTCCTTTTGGTGGTTCGTTTACTGCCTGTTAGTTCCTGATAATGAATGTTAGGAAGAGAACTAAACTACATTTCATTGAAGACACCTAGTTCAGATCTATTCCAAATCCATACCAGGGTCCCTTTTTTCCAGAATCGTCCATAACACTGGGAAATTTGGTAGAAACATGGGTTGGCTCTAACAGCCATTCCCATCTACCCTCTTCTTCCCTTGTAGAGGAGGAAAAGTCAGACACTCCTGCCCCTAAACTTCTGTGCAATGAGCAGTGGTAAGGGAAGTCTGCTAGGGCAGGGGGCAAGTTTCTAGGAATTCTTTTTCTCCCTATAAAAGGAGAGGAAGACTGAAGAAAGTTTTCTCTCGGAGTTCTGACCAGCTCCCAGCTTCCTACTTTTGCATGAAGTTATGGCGGGATGCGAGAGCAGGCGCCAGGGGTTCAATAGCTCGGGAGTGAGGCTTGCGGAATTTAGGGGCGGTAGGAGGAGTCGTGGGGAGGGATCTCGAGGACCCGGAGCTGCTGTCATCGAGGATGTTGGGGGAGCGCCCGGAGGGGACGGGCCGCACATCAGGGCGCACGTGCGGGATTTCCCATTCCAGCTGCTCCGCTGGCCTTTCTCACTCTCGGGGCGCGTCGGTGGGCGGGGTCATATTCTGGGGCGCGGCCAGCGGGGCTTTAGAATCTCGAGTGTTTGCGGCGGGGCCGGGCGAAAGGGTGGGGGCCGTTCTCCCTCGGGGCGTGGCCTGTGGAACTTCAGAACCCGGGTGTCTCGGGGCCAGGGCTCGCGTGTCCCGGCACGGGGTTCCTCCGACTCAGCCTCCCGTTCAAAAGATGCCGAAGGGGCGGCGCGGCAGCCAGAGCCCCACGATGAGCCAGCGGCCGGCCCCGGCCCTCTACTTCCCGTCCCTCTATGACCGCGGCATCTCCTCGTCCCCGCTCAGCGACTTCAACATCTGGCAGAAGCTCTTCGCGCCGCTGAAGGCGGGGGAGGCGCCGGCGGGCGGGGCGGCTGGGGGCCAGCCTCTGCCCCAGGCGCTCCTGGCCCCAGCGCCCCTGCCGCCACCGTCGCCCGGCCTGGGTTCCCCCAGTGAGCACCCCTGTCCCCCGCCCTGGCCCTCCGGCCTGGCCTCCACCCCCTACGAGCCTCTGCGCTTCTTCTACTCGCCACCGCCGGGGCCCGAGGTGGCTGCCTCGCCCCTGGCCCCCGGCCCCACGACCCCCCGGCTAGCCTCTGCCTCCCACCCCGAGGAGCTGTGCGAGCTGGAGATCCGGATTAAGGAGCTGGAGCTGCTCACCATCACTGGGGACGGCTTCGACTCCCAGCGCTGTGTGTAACCTCGGCCGAGCCCACCCTTAGCCTGCCTCTGCTCCCTCCTTGGCTCCAGGCCCCCTGAGCCCCTCACCCACAGTGTGGCCTTGGGCTCAGACTCCAGCTCCCAGGAATCCCTGATCCCAAACCGATGCCCCAGATCCCTGACACTCCATCCTGGATTTCAACCGATTCCTTTGTTCACCATAAATCTGGACTTCACGGCCCCTTTTGCCCCAAATTCCAACCTCCCTCCGTCCTGAGCCCTTTTGTTAGTCTGGACTCTGAGCCTCTAAACCTGGAACTCTGTCCATCACAACCCCCAAGTTGAACTTTAAGCCTCCTGCACAGTGACACTAACACCCTGgagtttcacacacacacacacaccccaccgaGATACACAGCCCCTGTCTCTAGAGACCTGACTTTTAGTGTTTTTCTTAAACTGGGGTCCTcaatgggaggagggggaaatagGTGAGGGTCAGTTGATCTGTAGGGGGAGGTGTAAGACCCAGAAGGCCCAAGGATGTTCGCTGAGGAGCTTTGGGGTCCTCAATTTCTCAGTGCTGGAAGGTTGCCTCCTGTGACCCCTGGCCGCCCTTTCACCAGGGTCCTCGCCTCTACCATCTGGTCTGAGGTCTGAAGTCTTGGGCAGACCAGAGCAGACCAGGTGTGCTGATGTGGGCAGGCTTCCTCTAGTGCGCAGACTGAGTCCTTGCTGTTAGAGAGTAAAGTTGTTAAACCCAATTCTAATCCCAGAAAGACCAAGTTGCACTGTAGAATATTCTACTCCCAGAAGGACCAAACAGCCATAGGCTGTTCCACAGATTTTGTCTTTCTCAACACCTGGCCTGGCTAAGGCTAGCCCCTGACCACTGGAAAAGGGCAGATGGTTCTAGAAAGACCATTCCCATTATTGTGAAATAACAGACATGTTTAGGTCCATGGGGCCATAGGAATGGTCCCCAATTCATCAGGCACCCTGTAATGTCTCCTTCCTCACATCCTCGGGGAGAAAACTCCTGGAATACTTGGGTTTTTCTGAGTCCTGGATTTCTCAACCACCTATTCTCCACTTTGACGTGTTTTGGCtattag
This region of Mesoplodon densirostris isolate mMesDen1 chromosome 7, mMesDen1 primary haplotype, whole genome shotgun sequence genomic DNA includes:
- the C7H11orf91 gene encoding uncharacterized protein C11orf91 homolog, whose amino-acid sequence is MPKGRRGSQSPTMSQRPAPALYFPSLYDRGISSSPLSDFNIWQKLFAPLKAGEAPAGGAAGGQPLPQALLAPAPLPPPSPGLGSPSEHPCPPPWPSGLASTPYEPLRFFYSPPPGPEVAASPLAPGPTTPRLASASHPEELCELEIRIKELELLTITGDGFDSQRYKFLKALKDEKLRGLKTRQPGKKSASLPEDKAAWKEVGLSLLRSCPPEPKQQPP